In Chlorogloeopsis sp. ULAP01, the following are encoded in one genomic region:
- a CDS encoding protein-arginine deiminase family protein, whose protein sequence is MRSLLQIEASSDLDSRSKEKNRDYEDVLVVGQPLYISLKNLAPSEEAIVSFKTRGEIEVYSNVNQPIAIQTPIPLKQIPEITLIARTFSDQPKDRFLQITFEDDHGCELSQVRLQLTCLRICLDVDADRDGIIDENNPDKGDWQWGINGHGAVLLVNSDRDFVHSADEYDGEDNYIKGLLDLKDFSFMIVRKVGLRDLPFGCELYLSVNQDTAERIRIYDELDRSGYELIDPGKTKAKIRNTDQDIILAIEGLAYPDFDFDGMIEITLNLSKDGKIIYSDRVIFRVAPWIMTPNTLSPTTVYVSRLSDGRNEEFIEELRKVVGKANAQLEPVPFEFHQDDPWMRDEIEIGYTQTPGHLMHVVLDSPRDRGLVHFAKRKLLGIDFGYVTRKSRHQPTKLDSFGNLEVSPPVTVKGVNYPFGRLIFGGTRKEIIQKPRRMLRVLRDFLYAQKIQAPFEIFSDWLSVGHIDEFMTFVPAPNPKGFKLLLASPNKCYELLKRLRDEGHSQVLLRQGKRLYGKPADISVIDILNNQELANQNQRFQEHINWNREVLKQELDLGEEDILDIPGLFQDDGDGDGRAETFFPNMVNMIVLNQHLAIPKPFGPKVNEQCQFEAYVKEILEPLGLVCHFIDDWEPYFRGGGEIHCGTNASRQPFAQKWWEIEPMFF, encoded by the coding sequence ATGAGAAGTTTATTGCAAATAGAAGCATCAAGTGACCTTGACTCACGCTCTAAAGAAAAAAATAGAGACTATGAAGATGTTCTAGTTGTCGGTCAGCCACTGTACATCTCCCTCAAAAATCTTGCGCCCTCTGAGGAGGCAATTGTGAGTTTCAAAACACGGGGAGAAATCGAAGTTTATTCTAACGTAAACCAACCTATTGCTATACAAACACCGATTCCTCTCAAGCAAATTCCAGAGATTACGCTTATAGCGAGAACCTTTAGCGATCAGCCAAAAGATCGTTTTTTACAAATAACCTTTGAAGATGATCATGGTTGTGAATTGAGTCAAGTGCGACTCCAACTAACTTGTCTGCGGATTTGTTTAGATGTGGATGCAGATCGAGATGGAATTATTGACGAAAATAACCCTGATAAAGGGGATTGGCAATGGGGAATTAATGGTCATGGTGCAGTCTTATTAGTAAATAGCGATCGCGATTTTGTTCATTCTGCTGATGAATATGATGGCGAAGATAACTATATCAAAGGACTGCTGGATCTAAAAGATTTTAGCTTTATGATTGTTCGCAAAGTTGGTTTAAGAGATTTACCTTTTGGATGCGAACTTTACTTGTCAGTGAATCAAGATACTGCCGAACGCATTCGCATTTATGACGAATTAGATAGAAGTGGTTATGAGTTAATTGACCCTGGAAAAACAAAAGCAAAAATTAGAAATACTGATCAGGATATAATTCTTGCTATTGAAGGATTAGCTTATCCCGATTTTGACTTTGATGGCATGATTGAGATTACTTTAAATCTCAGCAAAGATGGAAAAATCATCTACAGCGATCGCGTGATTTTTCGAGTTGCTCCCTGGATCATGACTCCTAATACTTTATCCCCAACTACTGTCTATGTTTCTCGTTTATCTGATGGACGTAACGAAGAATTTATTGAAGAGCTGAGAAAAGTTGTTGGCAAAGCTAATGCGCAACTAGAGCCTGTCCCTTTTGAGTTTCATCAAGATGATCCTTGGATGCGAGATGAAATTGAAATTGGTTACACTCAAACTCCAGGACACCTAATGCATGTAGTACTTGATTCGCCTCGCGATCGCGGATTAGTTCACTTTGCCAAACGCAAACTACTAGGAATTGACTTTGGTTATGTGACTCGTAAAAGTCGCCATCAACCCACCAAATTAGACTCTTTTGGAAATCTAGAAGTTTCTCCGCCAGTAACCGTAAAAGGTGTTAATTATCCCTTTGGACGTCTAATATTTGGGGGTACACGCAAAGAAATTATTCAAAAGCCACGTCGAATGTTAAGAGTCTTGCGAGACTTTCTTTACGCCCAAAAAATTCAAGCCCCCTTTGAAATTTTTTCTGACTGGCTTAGTGTAGGTCACATAGATGAATTTATGACCTTTGTTCCTGCTCCTAATCCTAAAGGATTTAAACTACTTCTTGCAAGCCCCAACAAGTGTTATGAGCTTCTCAAACGCTTACGAGACGAAGGACATTCTCAAGTATTATTGCGCCAAGGAAAACGACTTTATGGCAAACCTGCTGATATTAGTGTGATAGATATTCTTAACAATCAAGAATTAGCTAATCAAAACCAAAGATTTCAAGAACACATTAACTGGAATCGAGAGGTTTTGAAACAGGAATTAGATTTAGGTGAAGAAGATATTCTCGACATACCTGGTTTATTTCAAGATGATGGTGATGGTGATGGGCGAGCAGAAACTTTTTTTCCTAACATGGTAAATATGATTGTTCTCAATCAGCATCTTGCTATTCCCAAACCATTTGGCCCTAAGGTTAACGAGCAATGTCAATTTGAAGCATATGTGAAAGAAATTTTAGAACCTTTGGGTTTAGTTTGTCACTTTATCGATGATTGGGAGCCTTATTTTCGGGGAGGAGGGGAAATTCATTGTGGTACTAATGCATCTCGACAACCTTTTGCCCAAAAATGGTGGGAAATTGAGCCGATGTTCTTTTAG
- the nifJ gene encoding pyruvate:ferredoxin (flavodoxin) oxidoreductase, which translates to MNRTFATIDGNEAVARVAYRVSEVVAIYPITPSSAMGEWTDTWAAEENPNLWGTVPSVIEMQSEGGAAAAVHGALQTGSLTTTFTSSQGLLLMIPNLYKIAGELTSFVLHVAARSLATHALSIFGDHSDVMAARATGFALLCSASVQEAHDFALIAQAATLKARVPFMHFFDGFRTSHEIQKVQLLKDSEMRSLIDEELVLAHRSRALSPDHPVLRGTAQNPDVYFQGRERVNPFYDACPEIVQQVMDQFGKSTGRHYQIYEYHGAKDADRVIVLMGSGCETLHETVDYLNAHGEKVGVLKVRLYRPFDAQKFVEALPDTTKAIAVLDRTKEPGSAGEPLYLDVVTAIHEMWSEIRAERGSGRRTSPIIIGGRYGLSSKEFTPAMVRAIFNHLAQEKPKNHFTIGINDDLSHTSLSFDLNFSTEPDHVVRAMFYGLGSDGTVGANKNSIKIIGEETDNYAQGYFVYDSKKSGSMTVSHLRFGSQPIRSTYLIEQANFIGCHQWTFIERVDVFKAAVPGAIFLLNSPYDADTVWKYLPAEVQKQIIEKKLKFYVINANKVARESGMGRRINTIMQVCFFTLAGVLPEEEAIAKIKQTIEKTYGKKGAEVVRMNLQAVDNTLTNLHKVDITEEERRKWGEDAENLSKTFPTSPRHNLPVSSSFPASPRHNLPASSSFPASPRHNLPVSSSFPASPRHNLPASSSAPQFIREVLGKIMAWQGDELPVSAFPADGTYPTGTSQWEKRNVAQEIPVWEPDICVQCSKCVMVCPHAAIRSKVYPPNWLANAPVNFKSTNAKDKDFAGQKFTIQVASEDCTGCGVCVDICPVRNNREQGDWDRVTQTKAINMKPQLPLREQERENWNFFLNLPNPDRRQLKLNQIRQQQLQEPLFEFSGACAGCGETPYLKLLTQLFGDRAVIANATGCSSIYGGNLPTTPWTKNAQGRGPAWSNSLFEDNAEFGFGFRLSLDKQAEYAAELLQELSSEVGNNLVQSILNAVQKTEADIYAQREQIALLKQRVDEIIVEEDAGTRGHKDAKKIRKLKSLKSLADYLVKKSVWIVGGDGWAYDIDFGGLDHVLASGRNVNVLVMDTEVYSNTGGQASKSTPRAAIAKFAASGKPAAKKDLGLIAMSYGNIYVASVALGARDDQTLKAFLEAEAYDGPSLIIAYSHCIAHGINMTTAMSNQKALVESGRWLLYRYNPELQKQGKNPLQLDMRRREAACRQTSPKQPVQESMYQENRFKMLAKSKPELAKHLLQAAQADVDARWQFYEYLAARKIGENGNL; encoded by the coding sequence ATGAACAGAACCTTTGCAACTATCGATGGAAATGAAGCTGTAGCCCGTGTTGCTTATCGCGTGAGTGAAGTTGTAGCCATCTACCCGATCACCCCTTCTTCTGCAATGGGTGAATGGACAGATACTTGGGCAGCAGAAGAAAATCCCAATTTATGGGGTACAGTTCCAAGTGTAATTGAGATGCAGAGTGAAGGTGGAGCCGCAGCTGCCGTGCATGGAGCGTTGCAAACAGGTTCTCTGACAACAACCTTCACTTCATCACAAGGATTATTGTTGATGATTCCTAACCTGTACAAAATTGCTGGCGAATTGACTAGTTTTGTTCTTCATGTTGCAGCGCGCTCCCTGGCTACTCATGCTTTGTCGATTTTCGGCGATCACAGCGATGTTATGGCAGCCCGTGCGACTGGCTTTGCTCTATTGTGTTCTGCTTCAGTACAAGAAGCTCACGATTTTGCGCTAATTGCTCAAGCTGCGACTCTCAAAGCACGAGTGCCATTTATGCACTTTTTTGATGGCTTTCGTACTTCCCACGAAATTCAAAAAGTCCAACTACTGAAAGATAGCGAGATGCGATCGCTTATTGATGAAGAATTAGTACTTGCTCATCGCTCTCGCGCTTTAAGCCCCGATCACCCTGTGTTGCGGGGAACTGCTCAAAACCCTGATGTTTACTTCCAAGGGCGGGAACGAGTTAACCCTTTTTATGATGCCTGCCCGGAAATTGTCCAGCAGGTTATGGATCAATTTGGAAAATCCACCGGACGGCATTACCAAATCTATGAATATCATGGGGCAAAGGATGCCGATCGCGTAATTGTTCTCATGGGTTCGGGCTGCGAAACGCTACATGAAACCGTAGATTACCTCAATGCCCATGGCGAAAAGGTTGGTGTTCTTAAAGTTCGACTTTATCGTCCTTTTGATGCCCAAAAATTTGTCGAAGCTTTGCCCGATACTACCAAGGCGATCGCTGTTCTTGATCGCACTAAAGAACCCGGTAGCGCTGGAGAACCATTGTACCTGGATGTAGTGACAGCTATTCATGAAATGTGGAGCGAGATTCGTGCAGAGCGGGGCAGTGGCAGAAGAACCTCCCCTATAATTATCGGTGGTCGTTATGGTCTTTCTTCTAAAGAATTTACCCCGGCAATGGTGCGGGCTATTTTCAATCACCTGGCACAAGAAAAGCCAAAAAACCATTTTACCATTGGTATTAATGACGACTTAAGCCATACTTCCTTGAGTTTCGACTTAAACTTCTCAACGGAACCCGATCACGTCGTTAGAGCCATGTTCTACGGGTTGGGTTCCGATGGCACAGTGGGCGCAAACAAAAATTCCATCAAGATTATCGGTGAAGAAACGGACAATTACGCCCAGGGTTACTTTGTCTACGATTCCAAGAAATCTGGTTCGATGACTGTTTCTCACCTTCGTTTCGGCTCTCAGCCAATTCGCTCTACCTATTTAATTGAGCAAGCGAACTTTATCGGTTGTCATCAATGGACATTCATAGAACGCGTTGATGTCTTCAAGGCAGCCGTGCCTGGTGCAATATTCCTGTTAAATAGTCCCTACGATGCCGATACTGTTTGGAAGTACCTCCCAGCCGAAGTACAAAAACAGATTATAGAAAAAAAATTAAAATTTTACGTTATCAATGCTAATAAAGTTGCCCGTGAAAGTGGCATGGGCAGAAGAATTAATACAATTATGCAAGTCTGCTTCTTTACTCTTGCTGGAGTGCTGCCAGAGGAAGAAGCGATCGCTAAAATTAAACAAACTATTGAAAAAACTTACGGTAAAAAAGGCGCAGAAGTCGTCCGTATGAATTTGCAAGCGGTAGACAACACCCTTACTAATTTACATAAAGTAGATATCACAGAAGAGGAAAGGAGGAAATGGGGAGAAGACGCAGAGAATCTATCAAAAACTTTCCCCACGTCACCGCGTCACAACCTCCCCGTGTCCTCTTCTTTCCCCGCGTCACCGCGTCATAACCTCCCCGCGTCCTCTTCTTTCCCCGCGTCACCGCGTCACAACCTCCCCGTGTCCTCTTCTTTCCCCGCGTCACCGCGTCATAACCTCCCCGCGTCCTCTTCTGCGCCACAATTCATCCGCGAAGTTTTGGGTAAAATCATGGCGTGGCAAGGTGATGAATTACCTGTGAGTGCCTTCCCTGCTGACGGGACTTATCCTACTGGAACTTCTCAGTGGGAAAAACGCAATGTTGCCCAGGAAATACCTGTTTGGGAACCAGATATCTGCGTACAGTGCAGTAAGTGTGTCATGGTTTGTCCCCACGCGGCGATTCGTAGTAAAGTTTATCCACCAAATTGGCTGGCGAATGCTCCTGTCAATTTCAAGTCAACCAATGCCAAAGATAAAGACTTTGCCGGGCAGAAATTTACTATTCAAGTAGCATCAGAAGACTGCACGGGGTGTGGTGTCTGCGTTGATATTTGTCCAGTTAGAAACAACAGGGAACAGGGGGATTGGGATAGAGTAACACAAACAAAGGCGATTAATATGAAACCCCAGTTGCCTTTGCGGGAGCAAGAACGGGAAAACTGGAATTTCTTTTTGAATTTACCAAATCCTGATCGAAGACAACTAAAACTAAACCAAATTCGTCAACAACAACTGCAAGAGCCATTGTTTGAGTTTTCTGGTGCTTGTGCTGGTTGTGGTGAAACACCTTATTTAAAATTGCTGACACAACTATTTGGCGATCGCGCGGTAATTGCCAATGCCACAGGCTGCTCTTCTATTTACGGTGGAAACTTGCCTACAACTCCGTGGACAAAGAATGCTCAAGGTAGAGGCCCGGCATGGTCTAATAGTTTATTTGAAGATAATGCTGAATTTGGCTTTGGTTTTCGCCTATCTTTGGACAAACAAGCTGAATACGCTGCTGAACTTTTGCAGGAATTGAGTAGTGAGGTTGGCAATAACTTAGTTCAGTCTATTCTTAATGCTGTACAAAAAACCGAAGCAGATATCTATGCACAACGCGAACAAATTGCCCTTCTTAAACAACGTGTAGATGAAATTATAGTAGAAGAAGACGCGGGGACGCGGGGACACAAAGACGCAAAGAAAATAAGAAAACTAAAATCTTTAAAATCTTTAGCTGATTATCTTGTTAAAAAGAGTGTTTGGATTGTCGGTGGTGACGGTTGGGCGTATGATATTGACTTTGGCGGACTAGATCATGTGCTTGCTAGTGGTCGTAACGTCAACGTCTTGGTGATGGATACCGAAGTTTATTCTAATACTGGTGGTCAAGCTTCCAAATCAACTCCACGGGCAGCGATCGCTAAATTTGCCGCTAGTGGTAAACCTGCTGCCAAAAAAGACTTAGGACTAATCGCTATGAGCTACGGTAATATTTACGTAGCGAGTGTAGCATTAGGCGCACGAGATGACCAGACTTTGAAAGCATTTTTAGAAGCCGAAGCTTACGACGGCCCATCGTTAATTATTGCCTATAGCCATTGCATCGCTCACGGCATCAACATGACAACGGCTATGAGTAACCAAAAGGCATTGGTAGAATCAGGACGCTGGTTGCTATATCGATATAATCCTGAGTTGCAAAAACAGGGTAAAAATCCTTTGCAATTAGATATGCGTAGACGCGAAGCGGCTTGTCGTCAGACATCGCCAAAGCAACCAGTACAAGAGTCAATGTATCAAGAAAACCGCTTCAAAATGCTAGCTAAGAGCAAACCTGAACTTGCCAAGCACTTATTGCAAGCAGCGCAAGCTGACGTTGATGCACGTTGGCAGTTTTATGAGTATTTGGCAGCTAGGAAAATTGGAGAAAATGGAAATTTATGA
- a CDS encoding CemA family protein, whose amino-acid sequence MKNNNKTNPLSDINNLDKIKVPPVSQKTGVIPRSIGRTLNRIIADFSPQAEEQFIKNFQFSRNRSRIALRFLLMLVIVPLLTQEYSKQFLFSPVVERVRGENTPEIFLNSEMEEEALRELKLFEEQLTFEQLIRKSPPLSPEIREEKLKDKANEIVQVYRRKSNVAISNIFADILSLIAFALVVVTNKEAIEVVKSFIDEIIYGLSDSAKAFLIILFTDIFVGFHSPHGWEIILEGLAEHLGLPANREAISLFIATFPVILDTIFKYWIFRYLSRLSPSALATLKEMDE is encoded by the coding sequence ATGAAAAACAACAACAAAACAAATCCTCTATCAGATATAAATAATTTAGATAAAATTAAGGTTCCACCAGTTTCTCAGAAAACAGGAGTTATACCAAGGTCAATTGGTAGGACTCTGAATAGAATCATTGCTGACTTTTCTCCACAAGCAGAAGAACAATTTATCAAAAATTTTCAATTTTCTAGAAATCGAAGCAGAATTGCTTTGAGATTTTTACTCATGCTTGTGATTGTACCGCTTTTAACTCAGGAATATTCTAAGCAATTTTTATTCAGTCCTGTCGTGGAGAGAGTCAGAGGTGAAAACACACCTGAAATTTTTCTTAATTCTGAGATGGAAGAAGAAGCTCTGCGAGAGTTGAAGCTTTTTGAAGAACAACTGACTTTTGAACAGTTAATCCGCAAATCTCCCCCTCTGTCTCCAGAAATTAGAGAAGAAAAACTTAAGGATAAAGCGAATGAAATAGTACAAGTATACCGGAGAAAAAGTAATGTTGCTATCAGTAATATTTTTGCTGATATTCTCTCACTAATTGCTTTCGCATTAGTAGTAGTTACTAACAAAGAAGCCATTGAAGTTGTCAAATCATTTATAGACGAAATTATCTATGGTCTAAGTGATAGTGCAAAGGCTTTCTTAATTATTTTATTTACAGATATATTTGTAGGGTTTCACTCACCCCACGGCTGGGAGATTATTTTAGAAGGATTGGCAGAACATCTTGGTTTGCCAGCAAATAGGGAAGCAATATCTTTATTTATCGCTACATTTCCTGTGATTTTAGACACTATATTTAAATACTGGATTTTCCGCTATCTCAGTCGGCTATCACCTTCTGCATTAGCTACATTAAAAGAAATGGACGAGTAA
- a CDS encoding zinc-dependent alcohol dehydrogenase family protein, translating to MRAMLLEAPHQPLRLVDLPVPKPNPEQVLIRIHACAVCRTDLHIVDGELTHPKLPLIPGHQIVGTVKAVGEQVKNFNVGKRVGVPWLGHTCDRCRYCLSHRENLCDYAEFTGYNLDGGYAEYTVADYRYCFEIPAGYPDMQAAPLLCGGLIGYRAYRMTGDAEKIGFYGFGSSAHILIQLARYQERQVFAFTRSGDTQGQEFARQLGATWAGDSDELPPEPLDAAIIFAPVGKLVPTALRAVAKGGVVVCAGIHMSDIPSFPYEILWEERVLRSVANLTRQDGEEFLTLAPQVPIRTEVNLFGLSEANEALDALRSGKIEGSAVLFI from the coding sequence ATGCGTGCCATGCTTTTAGAAGCACCGCATCAACCTCTGCGGCTAGTCGATTTGCCTGTACCAAAACCCAATCCAGAGCAGGTGTTGATTCGCATTCATGCTTGTGCTGTGTGTCGTACAGATTTGCATATTGTAGACGGAGAACTGACACACCCAAAACTACCCCTAATACCTGGACATCAAATTGTCGGTACTGTGAAGGCGGTAGGAGAACAAGTAAAAAATTTTAACGTAGGCAAACGTGTTGGTGTTCCTTGGTTAGGTCATACTTGCGATCGCTGCCGCTACTGTCTTTCTCATCGTGAGAATCTTTGCGACTATGCCGAATTCACAGGTTATAACCTCGATGGCGGCTATGCTGAGTACACCGTTGCTGACTATCGCTATTGCTTTGAAATTCCAGCAGGCTATCCTGATATGCAGGCTGCACCTTTGTTGTGTGGTGGATTGATTGGCTATCGTGCCTACAGAATGACTGGTGATGCTGAAAAAATTGGCTTTTATGGCTTTGGTTCATCTGCCCACATTTTAATTCAACTGGCGCGTTATCAAGAGCGTCAAGTCTTTGCCTTTACTCGTTCTGGCGATACTCAAGGACAAGAATTTGCCCGTCAATTAGGTGCAACTTGGGCAGGTGATTCTGACGAACTGCCTCCAGAACCATTAGATGCGGCGATTATTTTTGCGCCAGTTGGGAAATTAGTACCTACAGCGTTGCGTGCAGTTGCTAAAGGTGGTGTGGTGGTTTGTGCTGGCATTCACATGAGTGATATTCCCTCTTTTCCCTATGAAATTTTATGGGAGGAAAGAGTGTTGCGCTCTGTTGCTAATTTAACTCGACAAGATGGAGAAGAATTTTTGACATTAGCCCCTCAAGTTCCCATTCGTACAGAGGTAAATCTCTTTGGGTTAAGTGAAGCTAATGAGGCTTTAGATGCTCTACGTAGTGGCAAAATTGAAGGTTCAGCAGTGTTGTTTATTTAG
- a CDS encoding ATP-binding protein, whose product MPSQSVSTPRADILVIDDTPENLNLLSAMLTEQGYKVRSVTKGSTGLRGATAAPPDLILLDINMPEMNGYEVCEHLKANERTREIPVIFISALGDVLDKVKGFAVGGVDYVTKPFQVEEVLARIENHLTIRRLQKQLQTQNEQLQQEIHSRQLAEERFTKAFRSSPNPIAIATLEEGQFIDVNPSFLRFCGYSLEEVIGHTATELDLPSSSQTLAHIIQKFQETGSLHNQEVEFRTKTGELKTILLSIEFIDIANVQCTLLIANDITERKRLENEFISLVSHELRTPLTSIMGALDILGAGKLGTMSEQAQKVLSIAISNTERLIRLVNDILDLERMKSSKIVMHKVKCNAADIMVQATEAMQAMADNSQVQLIVNPLNVELWADSDRLLQTLTNLISNAIKFSETGDTVWIGAEVIGEEETGKRRLGDTGNPLSTSLRLPFSASSVCASNSLLITVRDQGRGIPEDKLQTIFERFQQVDASDSRKKGGTGLGLAICRNIVQQHNGRIWAESTIGQGSTFYVLLPLPSS is encoded by the coding sequence ATGCCCAGTCAGTCAGTTAGCACACCCAGAGCAGATATCTTGGTGATTGATGATACTCCGGAAAATTTGAACCTCTTATCTGCAATGTTGACGGAGCAGGGGTACAAAGTTCGCAGCGTGACTAAAGGTTCAACAGGATTGCGGGGAGCGACAGCAGCACCTCCGGATTTAATTTTGCTCGACATTAATATGCCGGAGATGAATGGTTATGAAGTCTGCGAACACTTGAAAGCAAATGAGCGCACCCGTGAAATTCCCGTCATTTTTATCAGCGCTTTAGGGGATGTGCTGGATAAGGTGAAAGGCTTTGCAGTCGGTGGAGTAGACTATGTCACCAAACCATTTCAAGTAGAGGAAGTTTTAGCCAGAATCGAAAACCATTTGACGATTCGGAGATTGCAGAAACAACTCCAAACACAAAATGAGCAACTGCAACAGGAAATTCACTCTCGTCAATTAGCAGAAGAGCGGTTTACTAAAGCCTTTCGCTCTAGCCCCAATCCCATCGCGATCGCCACATTAGAGGAAGGACAGTTTATTGATGTTAATCCCAGCTTTTTAAGATTTTGCGGCTATTCTCTGGAAGAAGTAATTGGGCATACTGCTACAGAACTAGACTTGCCATCTTCTTCCCAAACCCTCGCTCATATCATTCAAAAGTTCCAGGAAACAGGATCATTACACAACCAGGAAGTTGAATTTCGTACCAAGACAGGAGAGTTAAAAACTATACTGCTATCTATAGAATTTATTGATATAGCTAATGTGCAGTGTACCTTGTTGATTGCTAATGACATCACCGAACGTAAGCGCCTGGAAAACGAGTTTATTTCTTTGGTTAGCCATGAATTGCGTACACCTTTAACCTCAATTATGGGAGCATTAGATATCTTAGGCGCAGGCAAGCTGGGAACAATGAGCGAACAAGCACAAAAAGTTCTCAGCATTGCCATCAGCAATACCGAACGCCTGATCCGTCTAGTCAACGATATTCTCGACTTAGAACGGATGAAATCTAGCAAAATTGTTATGCACAAGGTGAAGTGCAATGCCGCTGATATAATGGTTCAGGCAACTGAAGCCATGCAGGCAATGGCAGATAACTCGCAAGTACAGCTAATTGTCAATCCTCTAAATGTAGAACTTTGGGCAGATAGCGATCGCCTACTACAAACTCTGACAAACTTAATCAGCAACGCCATCAAGTTTTCTGAAACAGGCGACACAGTTTGGATTGGCGCAGAAGTTATAGGAGAAGAGGAGACGGGGAAACGGAGACTGGGGGACACTGGGAATCCTCTCTCCACGTCTTTGCGTCTCCCCTTCTCTGCGTCTTCTGTCTGCGCGTCTAACTCCCTACTCATTACTGTGCGTGATCAAGGACGAGGAATTCCTGAAGATAAACTCCAAACCATCTTCGAGCGGTTTCAACAGGTAGATGCATCTGACTCTCGTAAAAAAGGCGGAACAGGCTTAGGACTGGCAATTTGCCGCAATATTGTCCAACAGCATAATGGTAGAATCTGGGCTGAGAGTACCATAGGACAAGGTAGTACTTTTTATGTACTTCTGCCTTTGCCATCTTCTTAG
- a CDS encoding gluconokinase — MIILVMGVAGSGKTTIGKLLADILQWDFYDADNFHSPENIEKMQRSIPLDDADRLPWLQDIQTAIKKWLEENQNVVLACSALKASYRQYFLIGDERIKLVYLKGSFELIQKRLQERTNHFMPANLLKSQLDTLEEPADSLYIDISAPPDVIVQNIRDGLGI; from the coding sequence ATGATAATTTTAGTCATGGGTGTTGCCGGTTCTGGAAAAACCACCATTGGAAAATTATTAGCGGATATTTTGCAATGGGATTTTTACGATGCTGATAATTTTCATTCGCCTGAAAATATCGAAAAAATGCAGCGTAGTATTCCTCTAGATGATGCTGATCGCTTACCTTGGCTACAAGACATACAAACAGCTATCAAAAAATGGTTAGAAGAAAATCAAAATGTTGTATTAGCTTGTTCGGCACTCAAAGCTAGCTACCGCCAATATTTTTTAATTGGCGATGAACGCATCAAGCTCGTGTACCTCAAAGGTTCTTTTGAGTTGATACAAAAACGTCTGCAAGAGCGTACAAATCACTTTATGCCCGCAAATCTCCTTAAAAGTCAGCTAGATACTCTTGAAGAGCCTGCTGATAGCTTATACATAGATATTTCCGCACCACCAGATGTGATCGTGCAAAATATTAGAGATGGGTTGGGGATTTAG
- the leuD gene encoding 3-isopropylmalate dehydratase small subunit, translating to MVSEVKTISGCGIPLVGNDIDTDRIIPARFLRCVTFDGLGEHAFADDRVALGGQHPFDQVQYQGAKILVVNRNFGCGSSREHAPQAIAKWGIQALVGESFAEIFFGNCVAMGIPCVSADANTVKQLQDILAAHPQAPMTVNLEAMQVQCSEFSAPIFMSEGAKNMFVSGTWDACGQLVAHADQIRATAANLPYLNWNQVAAS from the coding sequence ATGGTAAGTGAAGTTAAAACAATTTCCGGGTGCGGTATTCCTTTAGTCGGCAATGACATTGATACCGATCGCATTATTCCTGCTCGTTTTTTGCGCTGTGTCACTTTTGATGGCTTGGGCGAACACGCTTTTGCTGACGATCGCGTTGCACTAGGTGGGCAACATCCCTTTGATCAAGTGCAGTATCAAGGGGCAAAGATTTTGGTTGTCAATCGTAACTTTGGCTGTGGTTCTTCGCGGGAACACGCACCCCAGGCGATCGCTAAATGGGGAATTCAAGCACTTGTCGGTGAAAGCTTTGCAGAAATCTTTTTTGGTAACTGTGTGGCAATGGGAATTCCCTGCGTGAGTGCGGATGCAAATACTGTTAAACAACTGCAAGATATTTTGGCTGCTCATCCTCAAGCACCCATGACAGTTAACTTAGAAGCTATGCAGGTGCAATGTAGCGAGTTTTCTGCTCCTATTTTTATGAGCGAAGGTGCCAAAAATATGTTTGTTTCCGGTACTTGGGATGCTTGCGGACAGTTGGTGGCTCATGCCGATCAAATTCGAGCAACAGCAGCAAACTTGCCATATTTAAATTGGAATCAGGTTGCAGCAAGTTAA